A window from Cyprinus carpio isolate SPL01 unplaced genomic scaffold, ASM1834038v1 S000006753, whole genome shotgun sequence encodes these proteins:
- the LOC109051423 gene encoding uncharacterized protein LOC109051423 yields MSAKPLYADQFKRNDDVFRNTMEAIFQKYSTLNDPGIDVCLKTMTCRTGRGPVPIDSAEGERELEALKTRVRADISVREFEDQENDQFQMDVSGISEDDLNGSSQKENSENLWHRGESFQLSLNLNNTTDSLWGEPSQPEEEDEELEKTLSSHGSTLLDVYPSMLNQIGEAYRRQHVTDTARAVVQKYRRKHWQGGPSHRNASFKNRHNCTLNKTTEISFTSQSPVQRNISNCFKSSDKLKHLLKNKSRSSPLKNSSYEASACFYSPRRNSVDVSGVTDECSWTDLHLTSKPARVIDFSTPAYSGSPSYSDQSPDLDQTYDVGPTFQAIPASSVLASPRQSRADLSLIDQRGISVTSRPSLLDKDCFSDHLHSPVPPLTHRGLIGVLSPSGKSSFRPSVLNMERQLNSTASPKRRSPVHHLSHSEVLRSPYGAKQVPLSSPARWSVYDHPDRSLSKVEKSNFTPSNRQRSLSGPQSTHSFSELQIDAEFRKLYHHFICRGTSSPCPSSHCHLCERHMKETSRSPSFSSSSMSALALTPLRAKLKKRRRQPEVEESLRFKRFRESRSPLKHLQLRDSYMTPGMSEPSEDKHTLDRAILLQCPSPRFLRGTGNLRRIREAKLNLSWRDAPSRVHTLEAVSPMRPFNQGTSPLSLSLSRRRLQYGLLQ; encoded by the exons ATGTCTGCAAAACCTTTATATGCAGATCAATTCAAGAGAAACGACGATGTGTTTAGAAACACGATGGAAGCTATTTTTCAAAAG TATTCTACTCTGAATGATCCTGGGATAGACGTCTGTCTGaaaacaatgacctgcaggactgGTAGAG GTCCTGTGCCCATTGACAGCGCAGAGGGAGAACGTGAGCTGGAAGCATTAAAG ACTCGAGTTAGAGCAGACATTTCAGTGAGGG AGTTTGAGGACCAGGAAAATGATCAG TTTCAGATGGATGTGTCAGGGATCTCTGAGGATGATCTTAATGGGTCAAGTCAAAAGGAAAACAGTGAAAATCTGT GGCACAGAGGTGAATCATTCCAGCTCTCTTTGAATCTGAATAACACAACTGATTCTCTGTGGGGTGAGCCATCTCAGCctgaggaagaggatgaagaaCTGGAGAAAACACTGAGCAGCCATGGCAGTACCCTCCTGGATGTCTATCCCAGCATGCTCAACCAGATCGGCGAGGCATACCGGCGACAGCACGTGACTGATACGGCGAGGGCCGTGGTGCAGAAGTACCGCCGCAAACACTGGCAAGGCGGCCCGTCGCATCGCAATGCATCCTTTAAGAACAGACACAACTGCactctgaacaaaacaacagAGATCTCATTTACCAGTCAAAGTCCAGTTCAGAGAAACATTAGCAACTGTTTCAAGAGCAGTGACAAACTTAAACATTTGCTTAAGAACAAATCAAGGTCTTCGCCACTCAAAAATTCATCCTACGAGGCCAGTGCCTGTTTTTACTCACCCAGGAGGAACAGCGTGGATGTGAGCGGTGTGACGGATGAGTGTTCATGGACTGATTTGCATTTAACCAGTAAACCTGCGCGTGTGATTGACTTCTCCACACCTGCATATTCTGGTTCCCCCTCATATAGTGACCAATCTCCAGATCTGGACCAAACCTATGATGTTGGACCAACATTTCAAGCTATTCCAGCCTCTTCGGTTCTTGCGTCTCCACGACAAAGCAGAGCAGATCTGTCTCTTATTGACCAGAGAGGAATATCAGTGACCTCCCGACCTTCCTTATTGGACAAAGACTGTTTCAGTGACCACCTACACTCTCCAGTCCCTCCCCTCACTCACCGTGGTCTCATTGGTGTTTTATCTCCTAGTGGGAAAAGTAGCTTCAGACCCAGTGTGCTGAACATGGAAAGACAATTAAACTCAACAGCAAGTCCAAAGCGAAGGTCTCCTGTCCACCATCTGTCCCATTCTGAGGTTCTCAGATCTCCTTATGGTGCCAAACAGGTGCCGTTGTCATCACCCGCCCGGTGGTCTGTTTACGACCACCCTGACCGAAGCTTATCCAAAGTGGAGAAATCCAATTTCACTCCATCCAACCGTCAACGCTCACTTTCTGGCCCCCAGTCCACCCACTCGTTCAGTGAACTGCAGATTGATGCTGAGTTCAGAAAACTGTATCACCACTTCATCTGTCGTGGAACATCATCGCCGTGTCCTTCCTCCCACTGTCACCTGTGTGAGAGACACATGAAGGAGACGTCCCGAAGCCCCAGCTTTTCCTCCTCCAGCATGTCTGCTCTCGCTCTGACACCACTGAGAGCCAAGCTCAAGAAACGCCGCCGTCAACCTGAAGTGGAAGAGTCACTCCGATTCAAACGCTTCAGAGAGAGTCGCTCTCCACTTAAACATCTCCAGCTGAGAGACAGCTATATGACCCCTGGCATGTCAGAACCTTCTGAAGACAAACACACCTTGGATAGAGCCATCCTGCTGCAGTGCCCCAGTCCACGGTTCCTCAGGGGCACTGGAAACCTCAGAAGAATCAGGGAGGCTAAATTAAATTTGTCTTGG AGAGATGCCCCAAGCAGAGTCCATACACTGGAGG ctGTATCACCCATGAGACCGTTTAATCAGGGTACCTCGCCACTCTCTCTTAG TCTCTCCAGGAGGCGACTGCAGTATGGTCTTCTGCAGTGA
- the LOC109113011 gene encoding uncharacterized protein LOC109113011 isoform X1 yields MEPETDQQRHAGEDKRQRDTAGHWRGEEVKALLSVWRERQAWEEEESRAKYEAISSRLRELGVCRDWIDCKAQSRSMALPDWRPTQTNYKHSSADSRLPTQRPYVADEEPTAARREEAASLPGLQEGLEGGRHWSDKEVRALLTVWADKEVHKQLQRSHRNKAIFQEMARRLERQHGVVRDWRQCRTKYKNMKYDYKVSKSQGRQIRFFAELDAIMQGKDIEGGFEEDESSRNIPDRDQVAMRREPVEEQVIKIDDDESLAETQTIMNATTNPLIARETATTAAAANEMNIITVHDSGRNWSEEEVAALLQIWAEEGIQRQLQGSTRNKDIFVQISRRLLQQGVERDWKQCRTKYKNLKYLYRSLQRGKADIGDPRRVMRFYEQLDALLSKPPRSRLTYTEFSDTNSLLRNSRMFTPPTFEEHSMGGLPQEDNDIVAVRYDQSPMDEAALRSPAISARVFRNQDDTEGILTRPEEVSNVEYGMPEMNARIVRSTGSPQIEYEQHVSTDSITGVIYDDSHKYRRNPDSSDPSYTRGEHAAATKGRKRKAADEGERLLCKQFHQSTDDGESSTDWSENIDFQCKEEEDPYIPIMEITSICSMASNAITSEQSENQSSTIMANTTELKLGQKLNEGKTKQIFELVDEPGYVLVQSKDQITAGNAVRKDQMEGKAAIANKTTSCVFKLLQDAGFKTAFVRQHSETAFVASRCEMIPIEWVCRRIATGSFLKRNPGVKEGYRFTPLKMEMFFKDDANNDPQWSEEQLLAAGFELAGLTIGRCEVDIMSKSTVAIFEVLEKAWATQDCTLVDMKIEFGVNVTTKEIVLADVIDNDSWRLWPAGDRSQQKDKQVYRDLKEVTPEAMQMVKRNFEWVAERVKLLLESQAKGRVVVLMGSTSDVAHCEKIRKACGSYGIPCHLRVTSAHKGPDETLRIKAEYEGDGIPTIFVAVAGRSNGLGPVMSGNTAYPVINCPPITPDWGAQDIWSSLRMPSGLGCSTVLSPEAAAQFAAQILGLNDHLVWLKLRASMLNTWISLKQADKKLQECSL; encoded by the exons ATGGAGCCTGAAACAGACCAACAAAGGCATGCTGGAGAGGACAAGAGGCAGAGGGACACAGCTGGACACTGGAGAGGGGAGGAAGTGAAAGCACTGCTTTCCGTGTGGAGGGAGAGACAAGCCTGGGAAGAGGAAGAAAGCAGGGCCAAGTATGAGGCTATCTCAAGCCGTCTGAGAGAGCTTGGGGTGTGTAGAGACTGGATTGACTGTAAGGCCCAGAGTAGGAGCATGGCTCTTCCAGACTGGAGGCCTACGCAGACCAACTACAAACACTCTTCTGCAGATAGCAGGCTGCCGACCCAAAGGCCTTACGTGGCAGATGAAGAGCCGACGGCTGCCAGAAGAGAGGAGGCTGCTTCActgccaggtcttcaggaag GGCTGGAAGGAGGGAGGCACTGGTCTGACAAGGAAGTTCGGGCTCTCCTTACTGTTTGGGCCGACAAGGAGGTTCACAAGCAGCTCCAACGCTCCCACAGAAACAAGGCCATCTTCCAGGAGATGGCACGTCGGCTGGAGCGCCAACACGGTGTTGTGCGAGACTGGAGACAGTGCCGCACCAAATATAAGAACATGAAATATGACTACAAAGTCAGCAAGAGTCAAGGCCGGCAGATAAGGTTCTTTGCTGAGCTTGATGCTATAATGCAGGGCAAAGACATCGAGGGTGGATTTGAAGAGGACGAGTCATCTAGGAACATACCAGACAGGGACCAGGTGGCCATGAGGCGTGAACCTGTCGAAGAACAGGTTATCAAGATTGACGACG ATGAAAGCCTGGCAGAGACGCAAACAATAATGAATGCCACCACTAATCCACTGATTGCAAGAGAGACAG CGACAACAGCAGCAGCCGCAAACGAGATGAACATAATCACAGTGCATGACTCAGGCAGAAACTGGAGTGAGGAAGAGGTGGCTGCACTGCTTCAGATCTGGGCCGAAGAAGGCATTCAGCGACAGCTACAGGGCTCAACCAGAAACAAAGACATATTCGTGCAGATTTCACGAAGGCTTCTTCAGCAAGGTGTGGAAAGGGACTGGAAACAGTGTCGCACCAAGTACAAAAACCTGAAGTACCTCTACCGCTCTCTGCAGAGAGGAAAAGCAGATATCGGGGATCCACGCCGCGTCATGAGATTTTACGAACAGCTGGATGCCCTTTTGTCCAAGCCTCCTAGAAGTCGCCTGACCTACACCGAGTTTTCAGACACAAATAGTTTACTGAGGAACTCCAGGATGTTCACTCCACCAACATTTGAGGAGCACTCCATGGGTGGACTTCCACAGGAGGACAATGACATTGTGGCGGTTAGATATGACCAGTCACCCATGGATGAGGCCGCTTTGAGATCTCCTGCCATTTCTGCAAGGGTCTTTCGGAACCAAGATGACACCGAAGGAATTTTAACAAGACCAGAGGAAGTGTCAAATGTTGAATATGGGATGCCTGAAATGAATGCCAGGATAGTGAGGTCAACTGGCAGCCCTCAGATAGAATATGAACAGCATGTCTCCACTGACTCCATCACTGGTGTTATATACGACGACAGTCATAAGTACAGAAGGAACCCAG ACAGCAGCGACCCATCATACACAAGGGGAGAGCATGCGGCTGCTACCAAAGGAAGAAAAAGGAAAGCTGCAGATGAag GGGAACGTTTGCTTTGTAAACAGTTTCATCAGAGCACTGATGATGGAGAAAGCAGCACAGATTGGTCTGAGAATATAGACTTCCAATGCAAAGAAGAGGAGGATCCGTACATTCCGATCATGGAGATCACCTCGATCTGTTCAATGGCATCTAATGCAATCACGTCTGAACAATCG GAAAATCAAAGCTCAACAATAATGGCGAACACAACAG AACTGAAACTAGGTCAAAAACTGAATGAGGGTAAGACCAAGCAGATCTTTGAGCTTGTGGATGAGCCGGGTTATGTTCTGGTCCAGTCTAAAGATCAGATCACAGCGGGCAATGCGGTTCGGAAGGATCAGATGGAGGGCAAGGCAGCCATTGCCAACAAGACCACCAGCTGTGTGTTCAAACTTTTACAGGATGCTG GGTTCAAGACGGCATTTGTCAGGCAGCATTCTGAGACTGCTTTTGTGGCATCCCGATGTGAGATGATACCCATTGAGTGGGTCTGCAGACGGATAGCCACAGGCTCCTTCCTCAAACGCAACCCTGGGGTCAAAGAAGGCTACCGCTTCACTCCTCTTAAAATGGAGATGTTCTTTAAG GATGATGCCAATAACGATCCTCAGTGGTCAGAGGAGCAGCTTTTGGCAGCTGGTTTTGAGTTGGCAGGTTTGACTATTGGCCGCTGTGAGGTGGACATTATGAGCAAAAGCACAGTGGCCATTTTTGAAGTCCTGGAGAAGGCTTGGGCCACACAGGACTGCACGCTGGTGGATATGAAA ATTGAATTTGGTGTGAACGTGACAACAAAAGAGATTGTGCTGGCTGATGTTATTGACAACGACTCGTGGAGACTCTGGCCTGCTGGGGATCGCAGCCAGCAGAAAGACAAACAG GTGTACCGTGACCTGAAAGAAGTCACTCCTGAGGCCATGCAGATGGTGAAGAGGAACTTTGAGTGGGTTGCAGAGCGAGTCAAG CTGCTCTTAGAGTCACAGGCGAAAGGAAGGGTCGTCGTTCTGATGGGCTCTACTTCAGATGTGGCTCACTGTGAGAAGATCCGTAAGGCTTGTGGCTCTTATGGTATTCCCTGCCATCTTAGAGTCACCTCTGCCCATAAAGGCCCTGATGAGACACTCCGCATCAAAGCTGAATACGAGG gtgaTGGCATACCCACCATCTTTGTTGCAGTGGCAGGCAGAAGTAATGGCTTGGGTCCTGTGATGTCAGGAAACACTGCGTATCCGGTTATTAACTGTCCTCCCATTACCCCTGACTGGGGTGCTCAGGACATCTGGTCATCTCTTCGCATGCCTAGTG gtCTGGGTTGCTCCACGGTTCTTTCTCCAGAAGCTGCTGCTCAGTTTGCAGCTCAGATTCTGGGTCTAAACGACCATTTGGTTTGGCTCAAACTTCGAGCATCCATGTTGAACACCTGGATCTCCCTGAAGCAGGCTGACAAGAAGCTGCAAGAGTGCAGCCTGTAA
- the LOC122144738 gene encoding amidophosphoribosyltransferase-like — MEFEESGIGEECGVFGCVAAGEWPTQLEVAQILTLGLVALQHRGQESAGIVMSTGTNPPTYTTLKGMGLVNTAFKAEDLLKLRNGNLGIGHTRYSTTGISELQNCQPFVVDTLHGKIAVAHNGELVNASALRKKVMRHGVGLSTSSDSELITQLLALTPPMEELDTPDWVARIKNLMTETPTSYSLLVMYKDVIYAVRDPYGNRPLSVGRLVPISRLHSSGAGETDTEGWVVSSESCSFQSIGARYYREVQPGEIIQISKNGVKSLSVVPRPEGDPPAFCIFEYVYFARPDSIFEGQMVYTVRQRCGQQLAIEAPTDADVVSTVPESATPAALGYAQQSGLPYVEVLCKNRYVGRTFIQPNTRLRQLGVAKKFGALTDNFAGKRVVLVDDSIVRGNTISPIIKLLKEAGATEVHIRVASPPIRFPCYMGINIPTKEELIANKPEFEDIAGYIGATSVRYLSVEGLVSAVQSGIESHGKEERISTKTTRFGHCTACLTEKYPVELEW; from the exons ATGGAGTTTGAGGAGTCGGGCATTGGGGAGGAATGCGGGGTGTTCGGCTGTGTGGCGGCGGGGGAATGGCCAACACAACTGGAGGTCGCGCAGATTTTGACACTTGGACTTGTTGCTTTGCAGCACAG GGGTCAGGAGAGTGCTGGGATTGTCATGAGTACGGGAACAAACCCACCAACATACACCACCCTAAAG GGCATGGGTTTAGTGAATACAGCTTTTAAAGCAGAGGATTTGCTGAAACTGCGCAATGGTAACCTAGGCATCGGGCACACGCGTTACTCCACCACGGGCATCTCAGAGCTGCAGAACTGCCAGCCTTTTGTGGTAGACACGCTGCATGGCAAGATTGCAGTAGCACACAATGGGGAACTGGTCAATGCCTCCGCACTGCGAAAGAAG gttATGCGCCATGGCGTTGGCCTCTCCACCAGCTCAGACAGTGAACTTATTACCCAGCTCCTAGCTTTGACTCCACCCATGGAGGAGCTAGACACTCCGGATTGGGTGGCTCG tatAAAGAACCTGATGACTGAGACGCCTACTTCGTACTCACTGCTAGTGATGTATAAAGATGTGATCTATGCAGTGAGAGACCCCTATGGAAACAGGCCTCTTTCTGTTGGACGTCTAGTGCCCATCTCCAGACTGCACAGCTCAG GTGCTGGAGAAACAGACACAGAAGGCTGGGTGGTCTCTTCTGAGTCCTGCAGCTTCCAGTCTATTGGAGCAAG GTATTATCGTGAAGTACAGCCTGGAGAGATCATCCAGATCTCTAAAAATGGAGTGAAGAGCCTGAGTGTTGTCCCACGGCCAGAGGGAGACCCTCCTGCCTTCTGCATATTTGAGTATGTTTACTTTGCCAGGCCAGACTCCATATTTGAAG GTCAGATGGTATATACAGTGAGGCAGCGCTGTGGACAGCAGTTGGCCATTGAGGCTCCCACTGATGCTGATGTAGTGAGCACTGTTCCAGAATCAGCCACACCTGCAGCATTAGGATACGCACAAC AGTCAGGCCTTCCATATGTAGAGGTGCTTTGTAAGAACCGCTACGTGGGCAGAACGTTCATTCAACCAAACACTCGCCTACGTCAGCTTGGAGTTGCCAAGAAGTTTGGGGCATTGACGGATAACTTTGCTGGCAAACGAGTGGTGCTTGTCGATGATTCGATTGTGAGGGGCAACACCATCTCCCCTATTATTAAACTGCTGAAGGAAGCAGGTGCAACAGAG GTCCACATTCGAGTTGCATCCCCTCCAATCCGGTTCCCATGCTACATGGGCATTAACATTCCTACCAAAGAGGAGCTAATTGCTAACAAACCAGAGTTTGAGGATATAGCTGGTTATATTG GTGCTACAAGTGTCCGTTATCTGTCAGTTGAAGGTCTGGTATCTGCTGTCCAGAGTGGGATAGAGTCACATGGGAAAGAAGAGAGGATCAGCACTAAGACTACTAGATTTGGTCATTGCACAGCCTGCCTCACAGAAAAATACCCAGTGGAGCTGGAGTGGTGA
- the LOC109113011 gene encoding multifunctional protein ADE2-like isoform X2 gives MANTTELKLGQKLNEGKTKQIFELVDEPGYVLVQSKDQITAGNAVRKDQMEGKAAIANKTTSCVFKLLQDAGFKTAFVRQHSETAFVASRCEMIPIEWVCRRIATGSFLKRNPGVKEGYRFTPLKMEMFFKDDANNDPQWSEEQLLAAGFELAGLTIGRCEVDIMSKSTVAIFEVLEKAWATQDCTLVDMKIEFGVNVTTKEIVLADVIDNDSWRLWPAGDRSQQKDKQVYRDLKEVTPEAMQMVKRNFEWVAERVKLLLESQAKGRVVVLMGSTSDVAHCEKIRKACGSYGIPCHLRVTSAHKGPDETLRIKAEYEGDGIPTIFVAVAGRSNGLGPVMSGNTAYPVINCPPITPDWGAQDIWSSLRMPSGLGCSTVLSPEAAAQFAAQILGLNDHLVWLKLRASMLNTWISLKQADKKLQECSL, from the exons ATGGCGAACACAACAG AACTGAAACTAGGTCAAAAACTGAATGAGGGTAAGACCAAGCAGATCTTTGAGCTTGTGGATGAGCCGGGTTATGTTCTGGTCCAGTCTAAAGATCAGATCACAGCGGGCAATGCGGTTCGGAAGGATCAGATGGAGGGCAAGGCAGCCATTGCCAACAAGACCACCAGCTGTGTGTTCAAACTTTTACAGGATGCTG GGTTCAAGACGGCATTTGTCAGGCAGCATTCTGAGACTGCTTTTGTGGCATCCCGATGTGAGATGATACCCATTGAGTGGGTCTGCAGACGGATAGCCACAGGCTCCTTCCTCAAACGCAACCCTGGGGTCAAAGAAGGCTACCGCTTCACTCCTCTTAAAATGGAGATGTTCTTTAAG GATGATGCCAATAACGATCCTCAGTGGTCAGAGGAGCAGCTTTTGGCAGCTGGTTTTGAGTTGGCAGGTTTGACTATTGGCCGCTGTGAGGTGGACATTATGAGCAAAAGCACAGTGGCCATTTTTGAAGTCCTGGAGAAGGCTTGGGCCACACAGGACTGCACGCTGGTGGATATGAAA ATTGAATTTGGTGTGAACGTGACAACAAAAGAGATTGTGCTGGCTGATGTTATTGACAACGACTCGTGGAGACTCTGGCCTGCTGGGGATCGCAGCCAGCAGAAAGACAAACAG GTGTACCGTGACCTGAAAGAAGTCACTCCTGAGGCCATGCAGATGGTGAAGAGGAACTTTGAGTGGGTTGCAGAGCGAGTCAAG CTGCTCTTAGAGTCACAGGCGAAAGGAAGGGTCGTCGTTCTGATGGGCTCTACTTCAGATGTGGCTCACTGTGAGAAGATCCGTAAGGCTTGTGGCTCTTATGGTATTCCCTGCCATCTTAGAGTCACCTCTGCCCATAAAGGCCCTGATGAGACACTCCGCATCAAAGCTGAATACGAGG gtgaTGGCATACCCACCATCTTTGTTGCAGTGGCAGGCAGAAGTAATGGCTTGGGTCCTGTGATGTCAGGAAACACTGCGTATCCGGTTATTAACTGTCCTCCCATTACCCCTGACTGGGGTGCTCAGGACATCTGGTCATCTCTTCGCATGCCTAGTG gtCTGGGTTGCTCCACGGTTCTTTCTCCAGAAGCTGCTGCTCAGTTTGCAGCTCAGATTCTGGGTCTAAACGACCATTTGGTTTGGCTCAAACTTCGAGCATCCATGTTGAACACCTGGATCTCCCTGAAGCAGGCTGACAAGAAGCTGCAAGAGTGCAGCCTGTAA